Within the Drosophila albomicans strain 15112-1751.03 chromosome 4, ASM965048v2, whole genome shotgun sequence genome, the region CATTGTTCTTagaaaaaacatattcttaGAAAAAAACGCAGAATAAGGGGATTCACACAAGCAAATCATTTACATTGCGCCAACAGTTAAGTACGGTGGTGGCAGCGTGAGCAACACAGGCATGAAAGTCCtactttttggaaatttttcggATTGTTTTATCATGTAAATCCTTCTTATAGTTCTCCTTTATGTCCTGACCAATTTTTGCGGCAGTTGACCCAGGATTACGCCTCACCGACTTCAAAACCTCCCGCTCTTCTCGATCGGTCTGCTTTGGAAGCCTACCAGAATGTGGCTTTGATTGAACTGTGCCGGTTTGATTccaatttttttggacttttttaatcattgaatgcgttttaaaagcaaattcgACAATTTCCCGCTGAGATTTCCCTTTTTGGTCCAGTTTGACGAACGGTTTCCTCCCTCGGGAGCAATTTTGGATGAGTGGATCGAAATACCACCAgaattcaccaaaaattggtttaatcAATGCCAAAACGCTTGATTGGCACAATAAACCTTCCAATTTATCCTACCTCGtactaatttttgtaatgttttatcaataaatggcttttttttaaactaatttaagtttgtacgcagactttTTCTGATTCGAAAACAcgtgtattttttgttttttgattttaattaataaagttgCTGTTGGAAATAATTGAAGACtggttatattttttcataatagatatgtcgttaatttaaaaaaaaaattaaatcaatatcttcaatacaactatttttatttaacatcaaagttgcgcgttaagtttgtacgcagactttTCTGCTTAGTgtatgttctttttttttttttttgtctgaaTTTCACCACTATTCTCAGTATTTCacaatgtacatatgtgtctAATGTGtgctaataatttaaatatatataatatattcatacatGCATACTTTTTATAATGTTGTGTCCGGCTTAAAATAgagtaatagtaataataatagagtAATAGAGCAATAAGTACATAAGTAACACTCTTGGTGTAGAagtctttttttgttgatgtaAATTGAAACGCACAGTTGTTTTTttactctttctttttttatttcgacgTCTGCTTAGTTGCAGTgttcacactcgactgcagagTCGAACCAAACGTCACTTCGCAATTCTGACTTCtcttttttgtcgttttttaTAACGGTCGTTCCGATTGTGTCCAGTCGGATCGTGCCTCTTCACGTTTGTCGTAGACTCTACATCTCTACGAATAGGGTAGAGAAGGTAACTCGCGCACATcctctacatacatatatacacgacataaatgcatatatcCATTTCActccaatacatatatacatccATCCATACATATATCCATATAACTCATACGTATATCCAataacacacatatacatacatatttatataaacagcagcaacttgtAATCAAgctattgtaataaaaattcacgctgctgtttgtgttttatctAGCAACTATCTTCCTCAAATCAATATCGATATTTCCGTCTGGTTTCTGTTCGCCTTGTTCACTATCTTGTGGCATAGCCAAATTTCCTCTATTATTTGTGCTTTGCGGTCGGCTGTTTACTTTACTCTGAGTCTATGTCGAAAAAAGACTCAGTGACTGCCGAAGCATAGTATGTCCAAAAGCCAAAAGGGTGAGAAAGATTCCAAACACTCACTCAAGCTCCCGACCACAGCTCGTCCAAAAAGGCCACTCCTGAAACGTATTCCAGCGAAGCTGATAAAGGAGTCCGATTTCGTTTGCGAAAAAAACTTCGTAAACACGACTTCTCGTACCAAATGTGACAGATATCGGGAAGCCCGATTGCATTGAGTTGGGTCATTCCAAAACCATAGCGCTGGCTCAATTCCTCAAGAACGAGAGTCATTTATCCAGGAACGATTCTCTAAAGGAGCAGTACAATGCCGTTCTCCAGAACGGATTCTGTGATGCTTCAGAAAGGGCGCATGGAGCGGCGATCTATGTATGTCCGCGTTCAGACGGCGAACAAAGTTACCACGCTTTCCTCACTGCGAAGACAAGAGTGGCTCCTGTCAAGTCGCTCTCAGTGTCACGTTTGGAGCTTTGTGGCGCAGTCCTGCTGGCTGAGCTATCGTCGGCCCTCCTCCTGAATCTTCCAGCAGAGTTTCCAGGCTTTCTTTTGGACATGTTCAACAGTTGTTCTAGCTTGGTTAAACAAGCCACCATGCAAGTGGACAGCCTTTGTGGCCAATCGTGTGACTAAAATAGTCCAAGCCAGCGACTCCAAAAGTTGGTCGCATATGCGATTCGAGTACAATCCGCAATCTTGCAAGCCGAGGTGTCCTACCACAAGAGGTGATTCATAACCCTTTGTGGTGGCATGGACCAGAGTGGCTCCACCTCCAACTGGATCAATGGCCAACTTATTCAAGTCCCATCCTGGAGACTCTGCAGGAGCAGCGGATTAGGTGTAACATCGCCAAGTTACCTCCTGATTTCCTGAGCAAGTTCTCTGATTTTGAAAGAGCACTTCGTGTGGATTTGTAGGGAAACATTCGATCGTCTTGGTCACGGCATTAGCTGTTACGTCAGGGTGGCATCGGgttgaaaagtaaaaaacactttgcagaaattttcacttttacGTTTCACGTTTATTTTTTCGCACttgaaaaaaaacttgttgtGCCGCTTGAGAATGTAGAACATAtgtgaaaatgcaaaaggcaCTAAAAAAAGGCAGGGTGACTAACATGAGCGGAGAAACTAAatcagtgtgactgcgcgTGTGACAAGGTCACACGTGATTTGAGCATACACATGAGTGCCGATCACCAGAGACACCATTGACGGCTGGAGCCAGAGTTCGTCGGCAAGCGTAGTCTGCGGAACTGTTCCAAGAGGGTGCGGCAAAGTTGGGGATCCACTTGCAGCAGCATCTTTCGACAGAAGTCGGATGTGCGAGAGCGAATGATCGCCATACATACGCCCTCCCTACCAACGCGGGTGACGGATAGCGCAGATATGACACCGGTCGATAAGCGCTCGACATCCGGCGTCTATGAGGATGTTCTCTGTCGGCAGTATGCTCACAGCCTTAGCCTGAGGCAAGGACGTGAGAGACGTTGGAAACGCCCCCTCGGTCAGAGATGAGGCCTGTCGATGGTAGGAAGGCGAGCGAGAACGTGATCGTGCCGGAGTCAGGGTCGGAGTCGGGTCCGGTTGCTCGTTGCGTCTTCGCTGGCGAATGAGGCGAGCGCAGCGTACCTCCTTGAAGTGCAGGTGTGGTGGTCCTTCTGGCACACTCTGCAACTTCCCGCTGGTAGGCCACAAGCAGAACTAATTAATGAGTACTGCTCTTAGGGAGATCGGCCTCGAATTAAGGCAGGCTTCAATCATAGACAGAGTGGATAACTCTTCGAACTCTTCCCATAACCCTCCCATATGTGGGGCGCCCGGTGAGTTGAAGTGCCAGGATAGGTTTTGGTGGACATGCTTCGAGATGATGCACTCTCTGATCGCGTCCATGAGGTCGGTCGAGATGACCTTTTCAGCTCCCATGAACGTCTTCCAAGTGCATCTGCTGTGGGTATTCGCGACGTGCTATAAAGCGGGAAAACACGGCCAGGAATTTCTCCTTCGTGAGGTCTGAAATCGCCACCAAGTGGATCGACCTCGTGCTGAAGCACACGAAGAAGCAGACGTACCCCTTGGTGATGGGGTAGGCTCGGCCGGTGTGGTAAAGTCAAGTCCCGTGTGCGCAAATGGCATCGAGTAGGATGCCCTTTCCGTGTGCAGGTCTCCCATCATTTGGGTCTTGGGTCTTGCAGTCTTGTAGACCACACAAAACTTGCAAGAACTGATGATGGATTTGACGAGGACCTTTAGCTTCGGAATCCAAAATCTGGAGCGGATCAGACCCATGACTATTTAGTTACCCCCATGCACGGATATACGATGAGAGTGAAAGAATGAAGTCGAGCAGAGGAAGAGTATGATTGAATGACTCTAATCACAGCATAGGGAGTGGGACGCCCACAAGCCCGTAGAATCCCTTTGCCATCGAGGAAGGGATTCAAGTTCCGGACGGAACTTGAAGGAAGCACATATTGCTTGGACTGCAAAGAGTGCAATTCCTTCGGAAAGGTTTGGCATTGCGACACGATGATCAGTCGCTCTTGGACCCTTGACAATTCATCTCATTGACCATGGAGCATGGAGCTGCCAATTTTTGACTATTATCAATAAAACGGAAAACGAAAGCGGAAGTGCGTAGGGGTCTGGGAAAGTCAGAGAACCTGCTCAGGCAATCAGGAGAAAAAGGCAACTTGGCGATGTTACATCTAATGCGATGCTTCAGCAGAGTCTCCGGAATAGGACTTGACGAGGTGGGCCATTGATCAGGTTGAAGGATTGTACTCGAATCGCACCTGACAAACAACTTTTGGAGTCGCTGGCTTTAACTATTTTTGCCACACGATTGGCCACAAAAGCTATCTCTTGTACGGTGGCTTGTTAAGCCAAGCCAGGACGATTGTCAAATTAGTCCAGAAGGTCCGGAAACTCTCGTCTGGAAGTTTCAGGAGGAGTGCCGAGGATAGCTCGGCCAATAGAACTGCGCCACAAAGTTCCAACCTGGGTACTGAAAGTGACTTGACAGGACCCACTCTTGATTTCGCAATCAAGAGATGCGTGATCACTCTGTTTGTTGTCTCAACGTGGACATAGATAACCGCTCCATACTCCCTTTCTGAAGCATTACAGAACCCGTGGTACTGGAGCTTCACTCTTGCTTGGAGCTGAACCCACCTTGCAATCCGCATCTTTCTTAGAACAGGGTAGCTCCCGAGATACTCCTTCTGTTGGAGCATCCCAATCAAGCGTTTTTAATTAGATCTCCTGCATGAAGAGCTTGGCTCGGATAACGAAAGTGGCCAGCCACTCGGCAGGTTCGAAGAGTTTGGCAATTTGGGATAGGAGACCTGATGGGCAAGTTCTCGTGGCAGGAAGAAAAACTCGTCATGAGCTAGCCACCTGATGCTCAGAGTTTTTGCCGTACTCGAGTCTTCGATTTCCAGGAAGTCCTCTCGGAGTAGGTGGTCCTTTGGGACATTTTTCAGCACGCTCTTGTCGTACGCCGTCTATTTCCTCAGCGGGAAGCCAGCGCTTTCAAGAGCTGCGCAGACTAACGTAATGGTCCGGATGGCCTCTCCCTTAGTGTGTAATACACACTGTGTATCCCTGCCAAGACGTCGTCCACGTACATGCTGCCGGAAATGACTTGGCTTGCGAGAGCCTGGCCCGTAGGGCCAGGAAATGCCCGCAGTTAACAACGAATGTCATAGTGCTTAACTCGAAGTCACCGATATCACCGTCCGACGTACGAAACAGAATTCGTTGGAAATGTGTGTGCTTTGCGTCCATAAGGATTTGACGATAGATTTTCGTTATGTCCGCATTAAACACATACCGAAAATATCGCCATTTTAGGATTAGAAAAGTGAGATTAATTGAAGAATGAGCCCTGGATGAAGGATATCATTCAGACTTTTGCCATTTAAAGACGGACAGGAAGCGTTGAAAACGACCCGCACCTTCGTTGTGGTGCTGTCTGTTTTAAAAACGGGATGATGAGGCAGATAGAAATTAGGAATCGTGACCACCGCCTGCGGCGAGATGGGTGTCATGTGACCCAGGTTCACGTACTCCTGTAGGAGATTTTCTTACCCAAAAGTGAGCCAAATGTTTGACCGGGACCCGCTCAGGATGACTGACGGAAGGATATCCGCGCCGATTAAAATGTCAATCTGTGCTTTTTTGTCGAAGTATGGATCTGCCAGTTCGATCGCTGGTAGATCCCTTGGGAAACTTTGCGGCACATGAAATGAAGGTAACTTGCCTGTCAACTGTGGGATGATGAACGCTGAGGTTTCGAAATGGAGTCTCGGCTTTATTGAAGAACCAATGCTGGAGTGACATAACCTATGCGCTTGGGCCGTAATTGCGTGCACGGTTTGAAAAGGCAACTTTATTCGTTGGAGTAAACGCTCAGAAATAAAAGTCGCTTTGGACGATTAGTTCACGATGTACGTAGTACCTAGATGGCAAACATTGATAACCACCGTGCCGAGAAGGATATTCTAAGCGTTCACggcaaaataattttgtacatttgttgCCGATTGGTTTGGAATGGACTGTATACTGGAATTCGGCATTGaactagaaaaaaaatagGCACCGTTGTGGGTATTATCGCCCCGATCAAGCAAAGTGTTGTGCCGCCCCTTGCGTGTGAAGCAATTGTGCagggtgttttttttttaagcacaAGTCACACGCTTTGCTCTTCTGAGTGACTCGAACTTTGAAAGAGTTAACTCGCCCTGAACTCTGCTATGATACAGAAGATACAGAAGTCTGCGAATGGACTGGAGACAGAAATATCAGAGTGCTCGAGAGCGGTCAAACACCGCTGAATAGTAATCTGCAGCTCCTTAATCATTGCCGCTGACAGGTTGAAGAGGATATTGAGCTGGCTCGTTATCAGTAAGCGCTTGTTTTCAAAGCGCTCACAGAGAGCCCTTTAAGCCGAGGCGAAACCATCGTTTGTGAGCGGAAACTTGGCAATGATTTTATTGGCCTCGTCTGCTGTCTTTGAATTAAGATGGAAGAGTTTGTCAAAGGTGTCAACCTCCGATTGTGACCTAGATGGCAGCGAAAAGATCACGAAAGGTCCGTGGAAAACTTCAGTGTCAACTGGAGGGAGCCGGCAGTCACCGGAATACACAGGAGGCGCGGATGCATCACTCATGACTGAGCCGGATGCATCACTCATGACTGAGCCGGATACCCTTTACACGAGCGAGACACCGCTCGTACACTGAATAACAGTGATCGTATTTGGCCTCTAtcaggcatgctccggtttttacttttggtttttgttttcgttttgggaccaaaaccgagattttcgtttttaggtgCTTCGGTTTTCACACGTTTTTGGTCATCGTTTTGCTATCGGaacgtttcattttttactgcTAAAACAGCTAAAAGTGTCTTTTGTATGTCCAATTTCGTGCGTGGATTGAACTCACATAAGGATTTTTTTATCCTGCatagtttatttatgcttcccctgaatgaaatatatttgccttttgtcttttttgcaaagaaagatttgaaactttctttaaaaaaatcagttgaacggcaatcagctgtttcccaTAAAAAATTGGGATGCCACCtttttgaatgcatttcattccggttattccaacattttttttatataaaattttaacacataagtaattaaattaaattaattaatttttaaaaaacatattttacccaACTTCCACAAATTTATCGCCATCCGTTtgattatacaagtatttttaacttgctttttcattcTATCAAAAGTATGGCAGCTTAGGCGATAACGCATGGTGTCGGACTTATCGGTCGCccaccaaaacgaaaattgttgttgccgacggCAAGATTTGATATCCAAATTTGAGGTGGGGTCAGAAATTagtcgttttaaaaataattacaagcctAATTGATCTGCTGGCGGTCTTAAAAGAACGACAATAAACCAATGAGTCAACtacttttttttccttttgcaaataagatccgatttaatatagaaaaaggcatttacttttcatttctataAGACAAATTTTCTCGTTTTGGAATTCGAAAAAAtcttgtgaaagtgaaaacgaGAGCACCAATTTTTTCGTTTCCGTTTTctaaacgaaaacgaaaaccgaaagtgaaaaccggagcatgcctgtATGCCTTCACTGTCACCATCTCGTTTTAGTGCATTAGCGCACGTGGCATAAACGGCCGCGACATTGTCCCAGGGAACTTTCAACCGGTCGCGACGGATCTCGTTCTTATGTCGTCCTCGGCTACAGGTCCTCTGACCCGACTCTCGAATTGGACTAGTCTGTCAGAGACGGTGACGAAACTTTTGAGAGCCATAATGCTAGTTCTGGTGAGTTTCACCTGAAAGCTCGTGTGGTTGCCTGACTATGCACAGCACTTGGAGGTTTTGGAGCGTTGCTGTGACGCGTGGCAAGTCGTTTCGGCAACGAAGGAGTTTTAGCAGTCGGAGACGAACGATCAATTTTGATGCGGAGTTGAGCTGCAGGAGTTACCTTTTCCTTATCGACTTTGGACCCAGAAGGAGCGAGCGAAGCGGACGACAAGCTGGAGCGGTTGGAAGCTTGAGTGAAAGCTTGGAGCCTCTTTTGTGCCAGAGACTCACGACAAAGCAAGTAGCCGAAGAGCAATGTACAAACAAAACTGGAAATTCGGATTACAAGTTGTTGCTGAACTGGGATCAAAGTACAATTTAGTGGGTACTCACTATATTTAACTTTAGGAATTTGTGTTAGTTGGAGCTTGGAGTTCATATCACGCTTTTGGCATTCGGACGTGCTATGCTTCGGCAATTACTTCACAGTCTCCTTTTTGCCAGAGACTCACGGCAAATCAAGCAGCCGATGAGCAAAGCACAAATAAAACTGGAAATTCGGATAACAAGTTGCTGCTGTACTGGGATCAAAGTAAAATTTAGTGGGTACTCACTGTAGTTTAACTTTAGGGATCTGTGGTAGTAGCATGCCATATggatatgtatataagtaatGTACACCAGACAATGTACATGTGCGCGTTTGTGGATGAAACACTgttatttagaataaaataacaatacgaGTTGGCATACACATGGAGTGTGTTATTTACAGACGTACGAACGACAAGTGCCACTATAAGACACATCCAAAAAAAGCCAATCGGAAATATAAGCGAGCTCTTTATATCGATATGGATACTTACACGCATATAcaataaaacacttttttttagaatatttctttttttaaatcacGTTTATATAATACTTGGCGAAAACACTTGTCGTGTACTTGGAAAAAGTAGAACATATGGAACATATGGAATTGCagaaaaacactaaaaatagcAGGGAGACCAACACGAGGTAAAAAGCTAGATCAGTGAGACTGCGCGTGTCAcaaggtcacacgcacagtataccAACATTTGTCGTTATCGACAACAGTTCGATATGTGGGTCGCGACCCCCttccagacaagagatccATACTCAAGTATAGGAGTGAGGATCGCTGAATtctttcgaccagcgttttatGTTTAccatatgttatgttatgttttttgCATAAAACAGAACACCTAAGTCATTCACGGATTCTATTCTCTCTAGAGGAGTATCATATAGAACATAGTTATTTACCTGGGGAGATCCCCTAAAGAAGGTCATAAGCttacatttattgcaattaagatttaacatatttactaTGCACGAATATTCTAGACGATTAAGGTTTCAACAGTGAGCTCGCAATactatcattaaatgtcaggcaagGCTTAACATCTGCAATGCTCTATAACAAaaggaagatcatttatgaaTAAAGTAAACAATAGAGGACCCAAATGACTACCCTGGGGCACACCAGAAGTAACTTAGATAAATGTAGAACCAAAGAATCGTTTTAATAAACATACTGGATTGTGTTTGAAAGGTATGAGGAGATCCACTCAATtaggctatgaggaaaccctaaaaGATTAAGTTTATGGAGTAACACGAGTCAAAAGCTTTACTAAAATCGGTGTAAATGACTTCCGTTTGCATTTGATTCtcgaatcctttaattacaatagaagGGAACTTCAATAAATTAGTAGATGGGAACCTAGATTTCACAAACCCATGTTGGTAAggtgaaattataaatttaaacagATGTTTCGGTTGGgaagttataatttttcaaatactttcGGAATCGCAGACAAATTAGATATACTACGGTAATTTTGAACATAGCATGAGTTAACGGatcatttaaacaatttatgaaGCGGTTTACAGATACTACCAGCGCAATACCTTAGCACACAACTAGGCACTCCATACGGGCCTGCCTTAAAAATAGGTTTTATTCCCAATAGTTCAGCTAAAATATAGCTTTCTGTAATTAAAGATTCAGGAGAGGATATTGGAGAGGCTCTCGATAGACTACAGGTTTAGgtcaaacacaaaaataaaataataataataataatatcactACTCTGATACAATGATACTCCTA harbors:
- the LOC127565786 gene encoding uncharacterized protein LOC127565786, producing MEENLSEDSLDNGGVNCEDVNRDYMDGGKRAWGDDKVDKYEFQREYGAVIYVHVETTNRVITHLLIAKSRVGPVKSLSVPRLELCGAVLLAELSSALLLKLPDESFRTFWTNLTIVLAWLNKPPYKR